The following coding sequences are from one Pseudopipra pipra isolate bDixPip1 chromosome 16, bDixPip1.hap1, whole genome shotgun sequence window:
- the LOC135422910 gene encoding WD repeat-containing protein 90 isoform X6 yields MAAGTRGNRGRPDVDSVPPPIPVPVPAAWQRPYLNIFKHFRVEEWKRSAKEGDVAALTDTRLKGTIYRIRGSNPASSYLQLPRAGTQSLGLTGRYLYLLFRPLPHKHFLVHLDVTTEENQVVRISFSNLFKEFKSTATWLQFPFVCGAAKDSAGDSVSRRGASGAAPADVRWTCLVLDLPSILSLYLNRRYSHLRAVKLCSNLLVKNLCTSDLVFDPGVTFSKARHTDLACRGIAPMPREMAFPVPKGEKWHDLYDYIRFPSEGLKLPYNSIQRSCPSPAAGDGASEEPVRQLPPPVTLTRAVCDRLSLIHHITSPKAVPRRSPVITKSIPEVHLTAPRAVPAGHLVPEENQRLHSVGDTGQPPSAIHVYAHQRGGQTTPAVPAGSEERLLPDPILKLRTIIGFGGCSTKWALWTHNNAAVVYPCHAVIVTLQLRTGEQRFFLGHTDKVSALAFNGSSTLLASAQAGPRGVGRLWDFRTGTCLAVFKTHVHSLWSLSFSRSGAVLCGVGRDGHGKTLVVVWNTAQVTRGGGVAVLAKAHTDMDIQALKIAFFDETRMVSCGRDNIRLWRVRSGALHSCPVNLGEYHSLDFTDLAFEEGPVAEQEQEDRALFVCSKSGHVLEVDYKNMSVRSARRLLPAQPREHGQEQAGSSSGPGIAINSISMSLTFCATGSEDGYVRLWPLDFSAVVLEAEHEAPVSSVCISPDSRKVLCSTAAGSLGYVDIQSRDYNTLMRSHKAPVLGFSLGGLRKQIATVSQDSTIRVWDLVSMQQLYDFAATEEAPCAVAFHPTWKILACGFDSGTVRTFSLAASNLLLEHKQHRSAITGLTFSPDGNFMFSSCLQGTLALYRCVAQKSHVLRVLGNVVARDAGSGWDALVVSGDSHLLAFVGPSKYVVTVMEACSLDELLRVDISILDLHSTVLDSAVRVCFGPVPQGELLVSTSSNKILVLDAKTGRLVREVSPMHKLTCSSFALSKDGQYLLTAGDKVIKVWDYRMRFDINFQVYIGHSEPVHQVAFTPDQQHVVSVGDAIFLWDFLAPVGARSPPARARSSASARLPAPEGSSEKPKDVSETLRQTVPLPLLSSPPCLDISSAHQAGYQGIFSELDKEEEAGLPGSSRMVANRDKDPSIFVVESDRNKELVRPKVRQESPSSPEKSTNEARKGTKTPKSQCSIRPDSYRHFTPRFKASVLPQSLLSPPAGSEVLKLKAVIGYNGNGRGNMVWNPDTGFFAYSCGCVIVVEDLHSGSQNHWLGHAEEISTLALSHNAQVLASASGKKDGGSHCQICIWSIPDGACTAELFHHETQVQAMAFSRDDKFLVTIGDYSDQSIALWSTYTYQLLLSTCVSEPVHDVAFSPVSHQDLACVGRGAVMFWLLEQQGAAVNLKVHQAPAPDVLGLVELTSLCYGANTLLYSGTNSGQICVWDTETNCCFMTWEADEGEIGVLLCRHDRLVSGSNTKRIRLWAVGSVQELRLKGPDARSSSVLLEHEITLDGTIVSAAFDDSLEMGIVGTTAGTLWYINWLESTSIRLISGHKSKVTEVCFSPDETHCATCGEDGSVRVWALSSTELVVQFQVLNQSCQCLAWKPRPIGLWGAESQHVVAGYSDGTIRVFSVSRTEMELKMHPHNAALTAITYSTDGEMILSGGKDGLVAVSSPRTGMTIHVVADHKGSPITVLQCTRKQYHDFGVEGGELWLATSSDRRVSVWASDWLQDKCELLDWLSFPAPADPEGLDLPPSLAAFCPWEQDVLVYVGFGMQEEALFYNLRKKQVVRRVSLPAFATSLSLSPAAPFMALGFHAQVGKTSLIMALVGEEFPEEVPPRAEEITIPADVTPEKVPTHIVDYSEAEQTEEELQEEISKANVVCVVYDVTKEATIDKIRTKWIPMVNGGLEKGSRIPIILVGNKSDLQMGSSMEVILPIMNQFSEIETCVECSAKNLKNISELFYYAQKAVLHPTAPLYDPEEKQLKPTCARALTRIFNLSDQDNNQILSDDELNYFQKSCFGNPLAPQALEDVKMVVWKNTTDGVQDNGLTLNGFLFLNTLFIQRGRHETTWTILRRFGYDDELELTDDYLYPQFRVPPGCSTELNHLGYQFLQRLFEKHDKDQDGALSHTELQNFFSVFPCVPWGPELSNTVCTTDKGLLSLHGFLCQWTLVAYLDVRHCLECLGYLGYPILSEQDSQTQALTVTREKRIDLEKGQTQRNVFLCKVLGARGAGKSAFLQAFLGRSLAAQKENPGQPSPYTINTVQVNGQEKYLILYEVSADSTFTKPSDTACDVACFVYDLSDPKSFSYCATVYKQHYMDSQIPCVFVASKTDLPEASQQPGLAPAEFCYKHCLPPPFLFTCHCQGPPSTAVYTKLATAATFPHLNAVELGVASFWLRVALGAAVTALVGFTLYRVLAKNK; encoded by the exons ATGGCGGCAG GTACACGGGGTAACAGGGGGCGTCCAGATGTGGATTCTGTCCCCCCACCGATCCCGGTGCCGGTACCAGCAGCCTGGCAGCGTCCCTACCTGAACATCTTCAAGCACTTCCGTGTGGAGGAGTGGAAGCGTTCTGCCAAGGAGGGGGATGTGGCTGCCCTCACG GACACGAGGCTGAAGGGAACAATCTACCGGATCCGGGGCTCCAACCCTGCCAGCAGTTACTTGCAGCTGCCCCGGGCTGGGACACAGTCACTGGGGCTCACGGGGCGCTACCTCTACCTGCTCTTCAGGCCCCTGCCCCACAAGCACTTCCTCGTTCACCTGGATGTCACCACCGAG GAAAACCAGGTGGTTCGCATCTCCTTCTCCAACCTCTTCAAGGAGTTCAAATCCACAGCCACCTGGCTGCAGTTCCCCTTTGTCTGTGGAGCAGCCAAGGACTCAGCGGGTGACTCTGTGTCCCGGCGTG gtgcctctggagcagcccctgccGATGTGCGCTGGACGTGCCTGGTGCTGGACCTGCCCTCCATCCTCTCCCTGTACCTGAACCGCCGGTACAGCCACCTCAGGGCTGTCAAGCTCTGCTCCAACCTGCTCGTGAAGAACCTCTGCACCAGCGACTTGGTGTTTGACCCAG GTGTGACCTTCTCCAAGGCCCGGCACACCGACCTGGCCTGCCGTGGGATCGCTCCCATGCCAAGGGAAATGGCATTCCCTGTGCCCAAGGGAGAGAAGTGGCATGACCTCTATGACTACATCAG GTTCCCATCCGAGGGGCTGAAGCTGCCGTACAACTCCATCCAGAGGAGCTGtcccagtcctgcagcag GTGACGGAGCCTCGGAGGAGCCTGTCCGCCAGCTGCCCCCGCCGGTGACGCTCACCAGGGCCGTGTGTGACCGCCTGTCCCTCATCCACCACATCACCAGTCCCAAAGCT GTGCCACGCCGGTCTCCTGTAATCACAAAAAGCATCCCTGAGGTTCACCTGACAGCCCCgagagctgtgcctgctgggcaCCTGGTGCCAGAGGAGAACCAGAGACTGCACAGTGTGGGGGACACTGGGCAGCCACCATCAGCCATCCATGTCTACGCTCATCAGAGGGGTGGACAGACCACCCCAGCTGTCCCCGCTGGCTCAGAGGAG aggctCTTACCGGATCCCATCCTGAAGCTGAGAACGATTATTGGCTTTGGAGGCTGCAGCACCAAATGG GCGCTGTGGACGCACAACAACGCCGCGGTGGTGTATCCCTGCCACGCCGTCATCGTCACCCTGCAGCTCCGCACCGGCGAGCAGAGGTTCTTCCTTGGCCACACAGATAAG GTGTCAGCGCTGGCCTTCAACGGGAGCAGCACCTTGCTGGCCTCGGCGCAGGCCGGGCCCCGGGGCGTGGGGCGCCTCTGGGACTTCCGCACGGGCACCTGCCTGGCTGTGTTCAAAACCCACGTGCACTCCCTCTGGTCCCTCAG CTTTTCCCGCAGCGGAGCCGTTCTGTGCGGAGTCGGGAGGGACGGGCATGGCAAAACG TTGGTGGTGGTGTGGAACACTGCTCAAGTAACCCGTGGTGGAggggtggctgtgctggccaAAGCACACACAGATATGGACATCCAGGCCTTGAAGATTGCTTTCTTCGATGAGACCAG GATGGTGTCGTGTGGCCGGGACAACATCCGGCTGTGGCGAGTGCGGAGCGGGGCCCTGCACTCGTGTCCCGTCAACCTGGGCGAGTACCATTCCCTGGACTTCACCGACCTGGCCTTCGAGGAGGGGCCCGTggctgagcaggagcaggaggaccGTGCGCT CTTTGTCTGCAGCAAGAGCGGCCACGTGCTGGAGGTGGATTACAAGAACATGTCTGTGCGGAGCGCGCGGCGGCTGCTGCCGGCACAGCCCCGGGAACAcgggcaggagcaggcagggagcagctcag GCCCTGGGATTGCTATAAACAGTATTAGTATGTCCTTGACCTTCTGTGCCACGGGATCAGAGGATGGCTACGTGCGGCTGTGGCCACTGGACTTCTCAGCCGTTGTCTTGGAGGCAG AGCACGAGGCTCCGGTGAGTTCTGTCTGCATCAGCCCTGACAGCCGCAAAGTCttgtgcagcacagctgctgggagCCTGGGCTACGTGGACATCCAGTCCCGGGACTACAACACCCTCATGCGCTCGCACAAGGCCCCCGTGCTGGGCTTCTCGCTGGGCGGCCTTCGGAAGCAGATAGCAACAGTGTCTCAGGACAGCACCATCCGAGTGTGGGACCTGGTCTCCATGCAGCAG CTGTATGACTTTGCAGCCACAGAGGAAGCGCCGTGTGCCGTGGCTTTCCACCCCACCTGGAAGATCCTGGCCTGTGGGTTTGACAGTGGGACAGTGCGGACCTTCAGCTTGGCCGCCTCCAATCTCCTGCTGGAGCACAA gCAGCACCGCAGTGCCATCACCGGGCTGACCTTCTCTCCAGATGGCAATTTCATGTTCAGCTCCTGTTTGCAGGGCACTCTGGCTCTGTACAGGTGTGTGGCGCAGAAAAGCCACGTCCTGAGGGTCCTGG GAAACGTGGTGGCCCGGGATGCTGGGAGCGGTTGGGATGCCCTGGTGGTCAGTGGGGACAGTCACCTCCTGGCCTTCGTGGGGCCCTCCAAGTATGTGGTGACCGTGATGGAGGCCTGTTCTCTTGATGAG CTGCTGAGGGTGGACATCAGCATTCTTGACTTGCACAGCACTGTCTTGGACTCTGCAGTGAGGGTCTGCTTTGGTCCCGTGCCTCAAGGCGAGCTCCTGGTATCCACTTCTTCCAATAAAATCCTCGTGCTTGATGCAAAAACAGGACGACTGGTGCGAGAG GTGTCCCCCATGCACAAGCTGACGTGTTCTTCCTTTGCACTGAGCAAGGATGGCCAGTACCTGCTCACTGCTGGTGACAAGGTTATCAAAGTGTGGGACTATCGGATGCGCTTCGATATCAACTTCCAG GTGTACATCGGCCACTCGGAGCCCGTGCACCAGGTGGCCTTCACACCGGATCAGCAGCACGTTGTCAGTGTTGGAGATGCCATCTTCCTCTGGGATTTCCTAGCTCCAGTTGGAGCAAGGTCACCCCCAGCCAG GGCTCGTTCCTCCGCATCTGCTCGGCTGCCAGCACCAG aagGCAGCTCTGAGAAGCCAAAGGATGTCTCTGAGACCCTTAGGCAGACGGTGCCTCTTCCACTGCTGTCCTCACCCCCGTGTTTGGATATCAGCTCTGCCCACCAAGCAGGATATCAAG gtATTTTCTCTGAGTTGGACAAAGAGGAGGAAGCAGgtctgccaggcagcagcaggatggtgGCAAACAGAGACAAAGATCCCTCAATCTTTGTGGTGGAGTCAGACAGGAACAAGGAGCTTGTGAGGCCCAAAGTGAGGCAGGAGAGCCCAAGTTCTCCTGAAAAATCAACAAATG AAGCCAGGAAGGGAACCAAAACTCCCAAGTCCCAGTGCTCCATCCGCCCGGATTCCTACCGGCACTTCACTCCTCGCTTCAAGGCATCGGTGCTGCCCCAG AGTTTGCTGTCTCCTCCAGCAGGCAGCGAGGTCTTGAAGCTGAAAGCGGTGATCGGCTACAATGGAAATGGCAGAGGGAACATGGTGTGGAACCCAGATACAG GCTTCTTTGCCTACTCCTGTGGCTGCGTCATCGTGGTTGAAGACCTGCACTCGGGGTCCCAGAACCACTGGCTGGGCCATGCTGAGGAGATCTCCACGCTCGCCCTCAGCCACAATGCCCAG GTTCTTGCCTCTGCCTCAGGGAAGAAGGATGGAGGCTCCCACTGTCAGATCTGCATCTGGAGCATCCCAGATGGGGCCTGCACAGCAGAGCTCTTCCACCACGAGACACAAGTACAAGCCATGGCATTCTCTCGGGATGACAAATTCCTTGTCACCATAG GGGACTACAGTGACCAGAGCATTGCTTTGTGGAGCACCTACACATACCAGCTCCTCCTGTCCACCTGTGTCTCGGAGCCAGTTCATGACGTGGCTTTCAGCCCTGTGTCTCACCAAGACCTAGCCTGTGTggggagaggagctgtgatgttctggctgctggagcagcagggagctgctgtcaACCTCAAG GTTCATCAGGCCCCTGCCCCGGACgtgctggggctggtggagcTCACGTCTCTCTGTTATGGTGCCAACACTCTTCTTTACAGTGGGACCAACTCAGGCCAGATCTGTGTGTGGGACACTGAGACCAATTGCTGCTTCATGACATGGGAGGCTGACGAGGGCGAGATCG gggTGCTGCTGTGTCGGCACGACAGGCTGGTGAGCGGCAGCAACACGAAGCGCATCCGCCTGTGGGCAGTGGGCAGCGTGCAGGAGCTGAGGCTGAAAGGGCCCGATGCCAG gtCCAGCTCCGTCCTGCTGGAGCATGAGATCACCCTGGATGGGACGATCGTCAGCGCAGCCTTTGACGACTCCCTGGAAATGGGCATTGTGGGCACCACAGCAGGAACCCTGTGGTACATCAACTGGCTGGAGAGCACGAGCATCCGGCTCATCAGCGGCCACAAGAGCAAG GTGACCGAGGTGTGCTTCAGTCCTGACGAGACTCACTGTGCCACATGTGGGGAGGATGGCAGCGTGAGGGTctgggctctgagcagcacagagctggtggTCCAGTTCCAGGTGCTCAACCAG agctgccagtgcctggcctgGAAGCCTCGTCCCATCgggctgtggggagctgagAGCCAGCACGTGGTGGCAGGATACAGTGATGGCACCATCCGTGTGTTCAGTGTTTCCAGGACAGAAATGGAGCTGAAAATGCACCCCCACAACGCTGCACTGACAGCAATCACCTACTCCACGGACG GAGAAATGATCTTATCGGGGGGCAAGGATGGGCTGGTGGCTGTGAGCAGCCCTCGCACTGGAATGACCATCCATGTCGTGGCTGACCACAAAGGCTCCCCCATCACTGTTCTCCAGTGCACCAGGAAGCAG TACCACGACTTCGGGGTGGAAGGGGGTGAGCTCTGGCTGGCCACGAGCTCGGACCGCCGGGTCAGCGTCTGGGCCTCCGACTGGCTCCAGGACAAGTGTGAGCTCCTCGACTGGCTcagcttcccagctcctgccgACCCCGAG GGTCTCGacctccctcccagcctggcGGCGTTCTGCCCTTGGGAACAGGATGTCCTGGTCTACGTGGGgtttgggatgcaggaggaaGCCTTGTTCTACAATCTGCGCAAGAAGCAG GTGGTCAGGAGAGTCTCCTTGCCAGCCTTTGCCACCTCGCTCAGCCTGTCCCCGGCCGCGCCCTTCATGGCCCTCGGCTTCCACG CCCAGGTGGGGAAGACGTCCCTGATCATGGCCCTGGTGGGCGAGGAGTTTCCTGAAGAG GTGCCCCCCCGGGCAGAGGAGATCACAATCCCGGCCGATGTCACCCCTGAGAAGGTCCCCACACACATAGTGGACTACTCAG aggcagagcagacagaggaggagctgcaggaggagatcTCCAag GCCAACGTGGTCTGTGTGGTGTACGATGTCACCAAGGAGGCCACCATTGACAAG ATTCGCACAAAGTGGATCCCCATGGTGAACGGGGGACTTGAAAAGGGATCCAG GATCCCCATTATTTTAGTGGGAAACAAGTCTGACTTGCAGATGGGCAGCTCCATGGAGGTCATCCTGCCCATCATGAACCAGTTCTCGGAGATTGAGACCTGTGTGGAG TGCTCTGCCAAGAACCTCAAGAACATCTCTGAGCTCTTCTACTACGCCcagaaagctgtgctgcacCCCACTGCCCCGCTCTACGACCCGGAGGAGAAGCAG CTGAAACCCACCTGTGCACGAGCACTGACCCGGATCTTCAACCTCTCGGACCAGGATAACAACCAGATCCTTAGTGATGATGAACTTAACTACTTCCAG AAGTCCTGTTTTGGAAACCCACTGGCTCCACAGGCCCTGGAGGACGTGAAGATGGTTGTGTGGAAGAACACGACAGACGGGGTGCAGGACAACGGCCTGACCTTGAATG gcttcCTCTTCCTCAACACACTCTTCATCCAGAGGGGCCGGCACGAGACCACCTGGACCATCCTGCGCCGCTTCGGCTACGACGACGAGCTGGAGCTGACGGACGATTACCTGTACCCACA GTTCCGTGTGCCCCCCGGCTGCTCCACAGAGCTGAACCACTTGGGATACCAGTTCCTGCAGCGGCTGTTTGAGAAGCACGACAAG GACCAAGACGGAGCCCTCTCGcacacagagctgcagaactTCTTCAGCGTGTTCCCCTGCGTGCCCTGGGGCCCCGAGCTCTCCAACACGGTATGCACCACTGATAAAGGCCTGCTTTCCCTGCATGGATTCCTCTGCCAGTGGAC GCTCGTGGCTTACCTGGATGTACGGCACTGCCTGGAGTGCCTGGGCTACTTGGGCTACCCCATCCTGTCGGAGCAGGACTCGCAGACACAGGCCCTCACGG TGACCCGGGAGAAGAGGATTGACCTGGAGAAAGGGCAGACCCAGAGGAATGTGTTCCTGTGCAAGGTGCTGGGAGCCCGGGGCGCAGGCAAG